DNA sequence from the Orcinus orca chromosome 2, mOrcOrc1.1, whole genome shotgun sequence genome:
TCACTCTGATAATATGACTGTCAGATTACCTTCCTGGTTTGGGGTTTAAAAATTaggtcacagggcttccctggtggcgcagtggttgagagtccgcctaccgatgcaggggacacgggttcgtgccccggtccgggaggatcccacatgccgcggagcagctgcgcccgtgaaccatggccgctgagcctgcgcgtccggagcctgtgctccgcagcgggagaggccacaacggtgagaggcccgcgtacagcaaaaaaaaaaaaaaaaaaaaaaaaattcggtcACATAGTAATGAAAGGTTTTAAACTGAGAGGTCTTGGCCAGGGTGAACTAAGGATGTGGACACAAATGACATTCCCAAGAGTTTCACAGAAAGGGGTTTTCAAtggaatatatattttggatagagGTACTGCTTGAACTAGGAAAAAccattttcatttctccaaagagcaaCAGCAGAATAATGTTTTGTAAATTTATGAGACTATGATTCTGATCcagaaaacaagaggaaaagggcATGGGAACGAGAAGAGAGGTTTGTAAGGAGCTCTATTAAATGAAAAGTCCAGTCTTGCCTTTTAAGTTCACTTTTACACCTTGGGTTTTGAGGATATTTAGGCCAAGCTCCTGGTGACCTACTAAGGTAGGTAAATATTTTGCTCTCATGTTCCAAAATTCCCTTTATTTTCATCAGCAAGGAATTAGGGTCTAAGCCTTAACAGACAACGCTGGGGAAATAACATCCCTCTAAGACCCTCGTAAATCGAGGGATTAATCTACAGGTGAAAAAAAGACTTAAGACACATAAACCATCTGCAAATAAATGGCCTCCAGTTGGATCTTGATTGGAACAAACTGTAAAAACCATTTATGAGACAGTTGAGGAAAACTGAATACTTAGTGGACATTTTATATTAAGGAATTGTTAATAGTGTTTTTTTTGTAGGCATGATGCtattgtggttatgtttttaaaaatagtctttatcttttagagatgCATACTAAAATACTTATGGATAGAAAATTAAATGATTGTCTGAATTTTGCTTTAGCTTAATCTAGTGGAAAGGGGCAGTGTGAGaaagtagaaatgaaagaaaattggcCATGAGTTAATTGTTGAAGTTGGGTGATGAGTACATATGAGTACATTATACtactgtttttgtattttttgaaaatttccataataaagttagaaaaagagTTATTGAAGAAAGTACCACTTCCCCAGAGGCCTAAGAACTCTGCCTCCCTGGTAATCATCTCTGGGTATGGTAGTCATGTTCCAGGCTTCCCAAAActgtttgattttcaaatattcgGCTTTATCACCATAAACCACGGAAATGCTCCAGTTTCATAAGTAGCAACAAAGCCTTTGTCACATTAGATGTATCAAATCTTAGTTTGGAAAAGTTAGTTTTcatgaaagggagaaaactatGGGGAAGCAACAGCAGCGGTTTACTGTCACGATAAACTTCATATAATGACTTGAGAGGGCCTTACTTGCCCTTTTTGTTACAAACACTCGCCCTTTTTGTTACAAACACCCTTAACTGCCTTCCTGTCCTGTGCTGCAGAATCTCTACCAACAGAGGCAGATGGGATTAGCCAGGGGGAGAGAAGCATGGAACACTCCCAGATAGACCATTTTCAAGATCTGATCTATACATACTGCTGAAGGACGGACGGTAGCATCTCATACTCATTTAGGTGTGATGGCCTTGGAAAATGTACCCCTACCTTGCTTCCTGGTTTCACTCTGTACCTTCTCTCTCTCAATCTTAACCCTATACACCCTGTATTACTTCCTATGAAAATGATCAGGTCAGAGCTTCAGGAAGATGTTTATATCTCTCCCACAAGATACAGATAGCTCCCTTATTTCCTGCAACTTGAAACAAGGTTATAAAAACAATTCTGGGCAtcattgggggtggggtgggtggggtgatATACTTATTAACCATGTTTTATTTCTGGATTTCACTTTTTAGCTTTGGATATATTCTCCCACTGCCGATGTTAACAAGCCACAACACTGTTCCTTGCCCTAATTTATTATACTTTTTCTATTTGCCTATTGTTTCCTCTGTGCCTAGTTGCTATTAAATATGttgattttcctttctgtttggtAACGGTTGGAGACACAGGCTTACTAAAGTACACAGATAATGAAATAAAGAGGATGTCCTTTTACTGCTACTGCAACTCTATTGGTATTACAAGCTCTCAAATGGTGGAGTGGGCAAAGAACACTACCACTGAGATCAAACATTTATTCTTCTTTGGGTACTAAGGGGTAGAAATGAGGGATTAAATGGGTAGGCCACTGGCAGGCATACCTTAagcaaaaatattggaaaaatgtAAAGATAGCATCTGCCAGAAATAAATTTGGTCTTGGGAATGACCTTGTAGCTGAATAGGATCCCACTACCCTTTCTgaaactgaatttattttaaaggcatTTCTAAACTCCCTCTCTTCTGAGCAAGAGCCTGTGCTGTAGCAGGTGCAGAAAAAAGTCTGCCTAGTGATAGATACTGATCTACTAACTTTTCaagtttttgttcttttactttACCTCACTATATCCTGCcgcttcaaaaataaataaaaagtatactaaatCAGAAAGTTAATGGATTTGGCTCCATTAATCTCTAAACCATAGAAGTGGCAAAGTGGAGGTGagagaaacaattttatttttggcctttttattattattctagcAATTTGGGGCtttccacttttttatttttagatggtTAACCCACTGATACCTTTATATCTGACCCCAACTGATGAAAACCATTCTAAAACATCAATTAATTCAGTTAAGGACCATGGTCCCTCTGTCTCCAAGACAGATCGTATAAAGTGAGGGAAAAGTCTCTTTTCTGGACACATTAAACCAAcaccaaaaagataaaaaaatcagTCTATGTCAAGCTAGGCAGGAGGGACTGTCAGGTTTGTAAAACCAAACCTGGAACCTACCTGCACTGTCCTTCCGAACAGTAGAAACCATTCCTTCTCCTCTCTACCCCTCTGTAATtctaattctactttttttttaaaggacatctCCCCTAATTCCCACCTCCAATAAATATCCAGTCTAAATTATTCTCCACCCAATTATTAAACTTTTTCACAAGCTCCGGGGGGAAGATTTACCCTGAGACAAATAGTGAACAAAATGGGGGTTTGGGAAAGATAAAAAGGTACAAGGCATAGTGGTCCAGTACTAGAAACGAAAACATTCTGCTCCCTGTGTGACTCAATAAAGCAGCAGGAAAACATATAAAGTCAAGCTGGTATAAGGAAGAGGAAGTATTTGTGATTGACTGGGACATACTGAGattcttggctgcattgtgtGTGGACTTGTgctcagagagaaaagaaggggtGCAAGGCAGCCTTATATTCCAAAGAAAATGGTGGGGTGGGACTGGGGGATGTACTGGAATCTTTACACCTCCTTTCTAGTCCTCCATAGATGTAGGCCGTAGTACACTAAGGGGAAAGAACAGCCGATACGAGGAGAGCAAGAGCCTTTTCCCGGCCCCATAGTTTGGACCAGACCCATAGCACTCTTCTCATTGAGGCTGGAGGCCTGGATTTCTGCCCATCCAATCCCCACCTTGCTTTGTCCTCCATGATCATCCTCCCTGGTCCACCCTTACTACATCCCGCTGTCCCCCACCCTCAAAAACACAAAGCTTCTCAGTTCTTTGCCACAAGGTAAGTAAAAAAATGTGGTTTCTTTGTTTAAACAGTTACTAAGTTGGTTCGTCTTTTAGTAAcagacctcccctcccccagtgcaCCCTCAGTCCTGGATGATCACATCATCATCGTCGTCGTCGtcgtcctcttcctcctcctcctcttcatcctcATAATCTTCTGGcagttcctcctcctcctcttcctgctcTTCATCTAGACAAACCACCACTTCAGCTGGCTCAGGTAATCGAGAGTCAAACCAATCCAGTACCTGCTGGGTGCTAAGCCTTGATGCCTGACTCAGTTGAGGGATATCACTTTCCCGTAGCTGTTGGTGGGTTGCCCAGTACCTTTCCAAGGGTCGTAtatctggtgggggtggggggatcggCAGAGGTGGTGTCTCAGCCCATTCATTCAAGGAGCGGGTTGAAGGTGGTGGTGTGGGAATTGCTGGATCCTGGAAACTAGGGGCACCAGGTACTGCGTTGTCCCGAAACCATTTTAGTTGCCCATGCTTCAAGGCATAGCGTGTGTCACCAAACCACTGAATAATCTCAGGCCGAGGTAAGCCAGTGATCTGCTCTAATTTATGGTAATCCTCACGCCGTGCCCACTGGCACTGTAAAAAAAACGATTTGAGGATAGCCAGCTGCTCTTTGGTTTTGCGCTTGGTCTTTCGCTGGCGTTGCATATCTGGGGAAAGGTACTCTGCAGGGCCAACCCTACCAGGTGCTGAGTTATGCCTTAGCCCCTGGGGCCAGGCTGGCTCCAGCTGTGGGCGTAGTGCCTGTTCATTGGGTGACAGTGGCTGTGGGATACAGCCCAGTGGCTGGAGGGGTTTAGAGGTGGCAGTAGCTCCATTAGCCAGTAcctggaaagaggaagaagaggtagAGGAAGGAGGAGTCACATTAGATGCTGACTCCTTCTTACAACTACTGGCAAGTAATGAGACGGGTGGAGGCTTATCCCGAGCACGCGGCTGGTGGACAGCTGTGGAGTGGTTCCAGGAAGCAGTACCTAGGCCGTGTGACTGGTCGGGACCCTTGCCTGCCTGCTCCTTAGAGACGCCACTGCTTTGAAGATCCTGCCAAAATTGTGATTGGTGGGGGAATGCCCCACTGCCAGGTGCCATCAGGGGCTCCTTTGCTTTCTGGTGACTCAGTGGCTCTGAGGGCTCTGAGGGCTCTACCTTCAATCCTTTCATCTGGGTGGGCTCGCCAAGAGTCAGGGGAACTATTCCAAGACCAACTTGTTCTGGAGGTGGCACTGGAGAAGGAGGCACCTCCTCTGGGGGCCGCCCTGCATGATGAGTAAAAGAGAGAAGGGATTTGAAATGGAGTTGGTCCCGATGGTAGACTACTCGGGCTCGAGTCTCTTCAATTTCTTCGGATGACCAGCTAATGCCACAGCGGAGGCGCTGGGCCATGAACCAAGTCTTGACTTTCTCCATCTGCAGCCCATAGCGTAGGCAGAGAAGGGCAATGTCTGCTAAACTGGGATACGGAAAGTAGCTGAAGGTTTGTAGCAAGTGCTCATTGCCATCCAGCTCACTAGTCTGGGCTGCTTGGGTCCACACAAGTTGTAGCTCCTCAGAGATTGGAGGGAGACAGATGAGCCCCGCAGGGGAGCTATTAAGACCGCTGGCCTCTTTATTAGGAGGCATGGTGCTTTCTGATTTGTGCCCTTCAGAGATAGCTGTAATAAGAAGAGAAACAGCTCGATCACTGGGGCTCCTCTTTCAACCCATTGTTCAATTTCTACCAAACAAAACGTTGGACTCCAATACAATCAACTTCTATGTGTACTGTGCTGGATTGCTTTTAAAGTGCATAacaatttctcatttaattttcataacctTGTGAATCATCAGAGCCTGCTATAATTCCCTTGTAAGTATGAAAAAACCAAAGTCCATAGAGGTTAAATTATCCCAAGTCACAAGACTAGTGAGTGTTGTCACCAAAAACGAAATCTGACTTCCGaggttaaaaaggaaaacatcctTATAGCCTTTATCTTTCCCATTCAAATTCACTTCACCCTCTAAGTTAATGGAACAAGAATGACAAAACTAagactcaccaagaaaacaaGAAGAGGTGTAATCCCAGAACACTTTAGCTCCTAACAGATTATCTCTAGAGTTATCTCTAGATTATCTCTAGAATATGGAAAGGTTAAGAATACAACGTGTGAAAATCTAGAAGGTAGAATAGCACagtccctctgcccagcccccttttctttcccttcttggtGGGCGAGTGTTAGGGGGAGGGGATTGATGGGTTTTTTTTCTAACTCTCAGTAGGATAAGATAGGTCAGCTATCTGGGATAAATGGGGCTCACTCCCCCTCGGTTTTGGTCTGGTTAGGGTAGAGGGAGGGGAACGTTTCCTACCCCTGTCATCCTCAGAACAAAGGttattcccctccccccagcctttgTCTCTTCCAACTGCTGAGTCTCTCTCCAGGGAGCCTAGAGAGCTCCCTCAGACCTTAGCAGCCCCTCCGCACAAGACGGGAGGCCCTCAGCTCTTATCTTTTCAGTC
Encoded proteins:
- the PPP1R3E gene encoding protein phosphatase 1 regulatory subunit 3E isoform X2; the encoded protein is MVRGWEPPPGPDCAISEGHKSESTMPPNKEASGLNSSPAGLICLPPISEELQLVWTQAAQTSELDGNEHLLQTFSYFPYPSLADIALLCLRYGLQMEKVKTWFMAQRLRCGISWSSEEIEETRARVVYHRDQLHFKSLLSFTHHAGRPPEEVPPSPVPPPEQVGLGIVPLTLGEPTQMKGLKVEPSEPSEPLSHQKAKEPLMAPGSGAFPHQSQFWQDLQSSGVSKEQAGKGPDQSHGLGTASWNHSTAVHQPRARDKPPPVSLLASSCKKESASNVTPPSSTSSSSFQVLANGATATSKPLQPLGCIPQPLSPNEQALRPQLEPAWPQGLRHNSAPGRVGPAEYLSPDMQRQRKTKRKTKEQLAILKSFFLQCQWARREDYHKLEQITGLPRPEIIQWFGDTRYALKHGQLKWFRDNAVPGAPSFQDPAIPTPPPSTRSLNEWAETPPLPIPPPPPDIRPLERYWATHQQLRESDIPQLSQASRLSTQQVLDWFDSRLPEPAEVVVCLDEEQEEEEEELPEDYEDEEEEEEEDDDDDDDDVIIQD
- the PPP1R3E gene encoding protein phosphatase 1 regulatory subunit 3E isoform X1 translates to MLKGRVSMRSRSPRRAISEGHKSESTMPPNKEASGLNSSPAGLICLPPISEELQLVWTQAAQTSELDGNEHLLQTFSYFPYPSLADIALLCLRYGLQMEKVKTWFMAQRLRCGISWSSEEIEETRARVVYHRDQLHFKSLLSFTHHAGRPPEEVPPSPVPPPEQVGLGIVPLTLGEPTQMKGLKVEPSEPSEPLSHQKAKEPLMAPGSGAFPHQSQFWQDLQSSGVSKEQAGKGPDQSHGLGTASWNHSTAVHQPRARDKPPPVSLLASSCKKESASNVTPPSSTSSSSFQVLANGATATSKPLQPLGCIPQPLSPNEQALRPQLEPAWPQGLRHNSAPGRVGPAEYLSPDMQRQRKTKRKTKEQLAILKSFFLQCQWARREDYHKLEQITGLPRPEIIQWFGDTRYALKHGQLKWFRDNAVPGAPSFQDPAIPTPPPSTRSLNEWAETPPLPIPPPPPDIRPLERYWATHQQLRESDIPQLSQASRLSTQQVLDWFDSRLPEPAEVVVCLDEEQEEEEEELPEDYEDEEEEEEEDDDDDDDDVIIQD
- the PPP1R3E gene encoding protein phosphatase 1 regulatory subunit 3E isoform X3, translated to MLKGRVSMRSRSPRRAISEGHKSESTMPPNKEASGLNSSPAGLICLPPISEELQLVWTQAAQTSELDGNEHLLQTFSYFPYPSLADIALLCLRYGLQMEKVKTWFMAQRLRCGISWSSEEIEETRARVVYHRDQLHFKSLLSFTHHAGRPPEEVPPSPVPPPEQVGLGIVPLTLGEPTQMKGLKVLANGATATSKPLQPLGCIPQPLSPNEQALRPQLEPAWPQGLRHNSAPGRVGPAEYLSPDMQRQRKTKRKTKEQLAILKSFFLQCQWARREDYHKLEQITGLPRPEIIQWFGDTRYALKHGQLKWFRDNAVPGAPSFQDPAIPTPPPSTRSLNEWAETPPLPIPPPPPDIRPLERYWATHQQLRESDIPQLSQASRLSTQQVLDWFDSRLPEPAEVVVCLDEEQEEEEEELPEDYEDEEEEEEEDDDDDDDDVIIQD